The Triticum aestivum cultivar Chinese Spring chromosome 3A, IWGSC CS RefSeq v2.1, whole genome shotgun sequence genome includes a region encoding these proteins:
- the LOC123059017 gene encoding uncharacterized protein translates to MAGARNNELRMTLLGLALLGLLLLSHTAAPVEAAAGVQENSFSMNGAGGRSLNSFSMNTAESAEVAKGGKAKPAAGDF, encoded by the coding sequence ATGGCGGGCGCAAGGAACAACGAGCTGCGCATGACCCTGCTCGGCCTGGCCCTGCTGGGGCTCCTGCTGCTGAGCCACACCGCGGCTCCGGTGGAAGCCGCCGCGGGCGTGCAGGAGAACAGCTTCTCCATGAACGGCGCCGGTGGCCGCAGTCTCAACAGCTTCAGCATGAACACCGCCGAGAGCGCTGAGGTCGCCAAGGGGGGGAAGGCCAAACCCGCCGCCGGCGACTTCTGA